Proteins co-encoded in one Camelus bactrianus isolate YW-2024 breed Bactrian camel chromosome 6, ASM4877302v1, whole genome shotgun sequence genomic window:
- the RIOX1 gene encoding ribosomal oxygenase 1 → MDGLRASAGLLRRGRLRRRRQSQPHSGSVLALPLRPRKIRRQLRRSVASRMAALRAQTLPSEDSEDSRVESTVDDPGDPLAGGAAALPDAARREPYGHLGPPELLEASPASRSLQTPRALVEAQTPAARLVEAQTPPTRLVEAPALPARLVPASAPSARLVEVPATPARVVETSALLCSAQHLAAPPPVAPATLSGPQGESTGGELPWDSPLQRVLAELNRIPSSRRRAARLFEWLIAPMPPDHFYRRLWEREAVLVRRQDHTYYQGLFSTADLDSMLRNEEVQFGQHLDAARYVNGRRETLNPPGRALPAAAWSLYQAGCSLRLLCPQAFSTTVWQFLAVLQEQFGSMAGSNVYLTPPNSQGFAPHYDDIEAFVLQLEGRKLWRVYRPRVPTEELALTSSPNFSQDDLGEPVLQTVLEPGDLLYFPRGFIHQAECQDGVHSLHLTLSTYQRNTWGDFLEAVLPLAVQAAMEENVEFRRGLPRDFMDYMGAQHSDSKDPRRTAFMEKVRVLVARLGHFAPVDAVADQRAKDFIHDSLPPVLTDRERALSVYGLPVRWEAGEPVNVGAQLTTETEVHMLQDGIARLVGEGGHLFLYYTVENSRVYHLEEPKCLEIYPQQADAMELLLRSYPEFVRVGDLPCDSVEDQLSLATMLYDKGLLLTKMPLT, encoded by the coding sequence ATGGACGGGCTCCGGGCTAGCGCAGGGCTGCTGAGGCGCGGGCGGCTGAGGCGCCGGCGCCAGTCCCAGCCACACAGCGGATCggtcctggccctgcccctgaGGCCGAGGAAGATCCGAAGGCAGCTGAGGAGAAGTGTCGCGTCCCGCATGGCCGCGCTGAGGGCCCAGACGCTGCCGAGCGAGGACTCGGAGGACTCGAGGGTGGAGTCGACGGTCGACGATCCCGGGGACCCGCTGGCCGGCGGGGCAGCGGCCCTCCCGGATGCGGCCCGGCGAGAGCCCTACGGCCACCTAGGACCCCCGGAGCTCCTGGAGGCCTCGCCCGCGTCCCGCTCCCTGCAGACTCCCCGCGCCCTGGTGGAGGCGCAGACCCCGGCGGCGCGCTTGGTAGAGGCGCAGACCCCGCCGACGCGCCTGGTGGAGGCACCTGCCCTGCCCGCGCGCCTGGTGCCGGCCTCGGCGCCGTCCGCGCGCCTGGTGGAGGTGCCCGCTACGCCGGCCCGCGTGGTGGAGACCTCGGCCCTGCTGTGCTCTGCCCAGCACTTGGCCGCCCCACCGCCTGTGGCTCCCGCGACGCTGTCGGGGCCGCAGGGGGAAAGCACGGGCGGGGAGCTGCCCTGGGACTCCCCGCTGCAGCGCGTCTTGGCGGAGCTGAACCGCATCCCCAGCAGCCGGCGGCGGGCGGCGCGCCTCTTCGAGTGGCTCATCGCGCCCATGCCGCCCGACCATTTCTACCGGCGCCTTTGGGAGCGGGAGGCCGTGCTGGTGCGGCGGCAGGACCACACCTACTACCAGGGTCTTTTCTCCACCGCCGACCTAGACTCCATGCTGCGCAACGAGGAGGTGCAGTTCGGCCAGCACCTGGACGCCGCGCGCTATGTCAACGGGCGGCGCGAGACCTTGAACCCGCCCGGCCGCGCCCTGCCTGCCGCCGCGTGGTCCCTGTACCAGGCCGGCTGCTCCCTGCGCCTCCTCTGTCCGCAGGCTTTCTCGACCACCGTGTGGCAGTTTTTGGCTGTACTCCAGGAGCAGTTTGGGAGCATGGCAGGTTCCAACGTTTACCTCACGCCCCCCAACTCGCAGGGCTTTGCCCCTCACTACGACGACATCGAGGCTTTCGTGCTGCAACTGGAAGGTAGGAAGCTCTGGCGGGTCTACCGACCCCGGGTCCCTACTGAGGAACTGGCCCTGACATCCAGCCCCAACTTCAGCCAGGACGACCTCGGTGAGCCGGTGCTGCAGACGGTGCTGGAACCGGGAGATCTGCTCTATTTTCCTCGAGGtttcattcatcaagcagaatgCCAGGACGGAGTGCACTCTCTGCACCTGACCTTGTCCACATACCAGCGCAATACCTGGGGCGACTTCCTGGAGGCCGTACTGCCTCTGGCAGTGCAGGCTGCAATGGAGGAAAATGTGGAGTTTCGTAGGGGACTGCCTCGAGACTTCATGGATTACATGGGGGCCCAGCATTCGGATTCTAAGGATCCGCGGAGAACGGCTTTCATGGAGAAGGTGCGGGTCTTGGTTGCCCGCTTGGGACATTTTGCCCCTGTCGATGCTGTGGCTGACCAGCGAGCCAAAGACTTCATCCACGATTCTCTGCCCCCTGTGTTGACAGATAGGGAGAGGGCACTAAGTGTTTATGGGCTTCCAGTTCGCTGGGAGGCTGGAGAACCTGTAAACGTGGGGGCCCAGTTGACCACAGAAACAGAAGTGCACATGCTTCAGGATGGTATAGCTCGGCTGGTGGGTGAAGGAGGCCATTTGTTTCTCTATTATACAGTGGAAAACTCCCGGGTTTATCATCTAGAAGAGCCCAAGTGCTTGGAGATATACCCCCAGCAAGCAGATGCCATGGAACTCTTGCTCCGCTCTTACCCAGAGTTTGTCAGAGTAGGGGACTTGCCCTGTGACAGTGTGGAGGACCAGCTTTCCTTGGCAACTATGTTATATGATAAGGGGCTGTTGCTCACCAAGATGCCTCTAACCTGA
- the HEATR4 gene encoding HEAT repeat-containing protein 4: protein MTRTQKGKSFLSHRFHQSLPPRLGWGMILYLKPRNKECSSISSVPPVLHFSPQRCAHVKSQYFKKAAANFSFSQEVVWQRGLPSVPYSQYSFDHLYNADNIIQPPQIRKARPEKPVSLKFLDSSGPSTRVTSQAMKMESAANLKKLKKSKPGSAVQEASGPLVLSPSRDPDMLDLSLSPDVTLEERGAWLPPPEKEARAWEAVVLEKLNKRTARWIQNKRPLRPGVSPSKWQSFLRQQYDWSHIRDELTSTSDLELLKQLEEEETAEFEDRSVILPTQEKKPELLLPVYYRLPNYLPQVQTVETMPGNNKTAENIDVKGSAYQPSNQSYFRQVNPRAGKFAYSTDNTFEQEIYFDKVQVIHQIGAKRDQIFLENLNRYNKQLSKVFPETPERWTSQPVPEPPCRPVKGALRWTALPTPAKDLLLQVAEEDTPMKTRRLKKQAESLKENVTWELVALRRMLQEWRIAWALIIEWHYKTIEGLLQSLVDIHDDIRIQAIITCATAALERPRIAISQEDSESVKAPPIQGLPEVLQPALKAALCDKNANVRMAAAVCQYAVQSHNPLARDIMQTALLKGNSVDSWAAAQCLALEGAATYPVIKRILHQLFTRKDEDTEHQSCMLLSHLNGKTTLIHTMLAVELNSHQWKDRIVACRVLSRIGGNVSLDMKHKLIQLMLSDWNKKVRHAAARALGQMNLGKEVHDTIRVKLGQGNPHERVEALSLIRGLKLMTTKLLPSFLNCFSDDFMAVRQAACLAAGALQIRDKMVLECLLNLTEKDPYWKIKAFAIRALGQIGQVSPQLTDLLLWAIHYEKSPGVRLEACRSIQALKLQGHRVRDTFLDVLLLEDHEAVLKEIHHTMKILNLENEGNQEMLQKIKNKIQTLSQKELLVQKIFKVETVIRKVKEEAKRVYLEPKEGQKPLKLHTFLQEIFQDEVVVPGRPSEFCDIEAVIKPVRPRTPNPWSQSPALGLNTRSRGHSSLVKDLRTAREKRIAMGPFGSENQDLQMPKNAEVFSRVMPSSPGRKGDYF from the exons ATGACTAGGACCCAAAAGGGGAAGTCCTTTCTCTCCCACCGTTTCCATCAGTCACTCCCTCCACGGCTGGGATGGGGCATGATTCTCTACTTGAAACCAAGAAACAAGGAGTGCTCCTCCATTTCCAGTGTGCCTCCAGTCCTCCACTTCAGTCCGCAGCGTTGTGCACATGTCAAGAGCCAATATTTCAAAAAGGCGGCTGCAAACTTCAGCTTTTCTCAGGAGGTGGTATGGCAGCGAGGGCTTCCCAGCGTTCCTTATAGCCAATACAGCTTTGACCATCTCTACAATGCAGACAACATCATTCAGCCTCCCCAGATCAGGAAGGCCAGACCTGAGAAACCTGTCAGCCTCAAGTTCCTGGATTCTTCAGGCCCCTCAACAAGGGTCACCTCCCAGGCTATGAAGATGGAAAGTGCTGCCAATCTTAAGAAGCTGAAGAAATCAAAGCCAGGAAGTGCAGTCCAGGAAGCATCTGGCCCTCTTGTTCTTAGTCCCAGCAGGGATCCAGACATGCTGGATCTGTCACTTTCTCCAGATGTGACCCTGGAAGAGAGGGGAGCCTGGCTTCCACCTCCTGAGAAGGAGGCCAGAGCCTGGGAGGCTGTTGTGCTGGAAAAGCTTAACAAGCGCACTGCCCGATGGATCCAGAACAAGCGTCCTCTGAGGCCTGGGGTGTCccccagtaagtggcagagcttcTTGCGCCAGCAATATGACTGGAGCCACATCCGGGATGAGCTCACTTCCACCAGTGACCTGGAGCTCTTGAAACAactggaggaagaggagacagcAGAATTTGAGGATCGAAGTGTCATCCTGCCCACCCAGGAGAAAAAGCCAGAGCTGCTGCTTCCTGTCTATTACAG ATTGCCCAATTACTTGCCACAAGTGCAGACAGTTGAAACCATGCCTGGCAACAATAAGACCGCCGAAAATATCGATGTAAAGGGCAGTGCCTACCAGCCCTCAAACCAAAGCTACTTCCGACAGGTGAATCCCCGAGCTGGAAAGTTTGCTTACTCCACGGACAACACCTTTGAACAGGAGATTTACTTTG ATAAAGTCCAGGTCATCCACCAGATTGGTGCAAAGAGAGACCAGATTTTCCTGGAAAACCTCAATCGATATAACAAGCAGCTATCTAAGGTCTTCCCTGAAACCCCAGAAAGGTGGACTTCTCAGCCAGTTCCTGAACCAC CTTGCAGGCCTGTCAAAGGAGCCCTGCGTTGGACAGCTTTGCCCACCCCGGCCAAGGATCTGCTGCTGCAGGTGGCTGAGGAGGACACGCCCATGAAGACCAGGAGACTGAAGAAGCAGGCAGAGTCACTGAAGGAGAATGTGACTTGGGAACTGGTGGCCCTGCGGAGGATGCTGCAGGAATGGAGGATCGCCTGGGCTCTGA TCATTGAGTGGCACTATAAGACAATAGAGGGCCTACTGCAGAGCTTGGTGGACATCCATGATGACATTCGGATCCAAGCCATCATCACATGTGCCACAGCTGCGTTAGAACGGCCCCGGATTGCCATCAGCCAGGAGGACTCAG AAAGTGTGAAAGCCCCACCTATCCAGGGCTTGCCAGAGGTTCTACAGCCCGCCCTGAAGGCTGCTCTTTGTGACAAGAATGCCAATGTGCGGATGGCAGCAGCAGTATGCCAGTATGCCGTACAGTCACATAATCCCCTTGCCCGGGACATCATGCAGACTGCCCTTTTGAAGG GTAATAGCGTGGACAGCTGGGCTgcagctcagtgcctggctctGGAAGGTGCTGCCACTTATCCTGTGATTAAGAGGATCCTCCATCAGCTGTTTACCAGGAAGGATGAGGACACCGAGCACCAGTCTTGTATGCTCCTGAGCCATCTCAATGGGAAGACA ACCCTGATACACACCATGCTTGCTGTGGAGCTGAACAGCCACCAGTGGAAAGACCGGATTGTGGCCTGCCGGGTTCTCTCCCGGATTGGTGGAAATGTCAGTTTG GATATGAAACATAAGTTGATCCAGCTGATGTTGAGTGACTGGAATAAGAAAGTGAGACACGCAGCTGCCCGGGCTCTGGGGCAAATGAACCTTGGGAAAGAAGTGCATGACACAATCAG AGTCAAGCTGGGGCAAGGAAATCCTCACGAGCGTGTGGAAGCCCTCTCCCTGATTCGTGGGCTCAAACTCATGACCACCAAGCTTCTCCCCAGCTTCCTGAACTGCTTCTCTGATGACTTCATGGCAGTTCGGCAGGCAGCTTGTTTGGCAGCCGGTGCCCTGCAGATCCGTGATAAGATG GTCCTTGAATGCCTTCTGAATCTGACAGAGAAAGATCCCTACTGGAAAATCAAGGCCTTTGCCATTCGAG CTTTGGGACAAATTGGCCAAGTGAGTCCCCAGCTGACAGACCTCCTGCTCTGGGCTATCCACTATGAAAAATCACCAGGTGTACGACTTGAAGCCTGCCGTAGCATCCAAGCCCTCAAACTTCAAGGACACCGGGTCCGGGACACTTTCCTAGACGTGCTACTCTTAGAGGACCACGAAGCTGTTCTAAA AGAAATTCACCATACAATGAAGATACTCAACTTAGAAAATGAAGGAAACCAAGAAATGCTTCAGAAGATCAAGAACAAG ATTCAAACACTGAGTCAAAAGGAATTGTTGGTACAAAAAATATTCAAGGTTGAGACAGTCATAAGAAAAGTGAAGGAGGAAGCAAAACGTGTTTACTTGGAACCCAAAGAAGGGCAAAAACCATTGAAACTCCATACTTTTCTCCAAGAAATTTTTCAAG ATGAGGTGGTGGTTCCAGGAAGACCGTCTGAGTTCTGTGACATTGAAGCAGTCATAAAG CCTGTGAGGCCCCGCACGCCAAATCCCTGGTCACAGAGTCCAGCCCTGGGCCTAAATACAAGAAGCAGAGGTCACTCATCACTTGTCAAAGATTTACGCACTGCCCGGGAAAAAAGGATTGCGATGGGACCATTTGGATCTGAAAACCAAGATCTCCAGATGCCTAAAAACGCAGAAGTATTTTCCAGGGTCATGCCATCTTCCCCTGGAAGGAAAGGTGATTATTTCTAG